The Haloarchaeobius amylolyticus genome window below encodes:
- a CDS encoding Rrf2 family transcriptional regulator: MSSIELTPSQKNILQALINLHRKTEDAVKGEDIAERVDRNPGTIRNQMQSLKALQLVEGVPGPKGGYKPTAAAYEALEIQQMDEPATVPFFHEGEEVEDAIVEEIDLSSVHHPELCRAEIHVQGSVRDIHEGDSVIVGPTPLSKLRITGTVDGKDDTNNIVILRIDGMEAPAEEPEH; the protein is encoded by the coding sequence ATGTCGTCAATCGAGCTGACCCCGAGCCAGAAAAACATCCTGCAGGCGCTCATCAACCTCCACCGGAAGACGGAGGACGCCGTCAAGGGTGAAGACATCGCCGAACGCGTCGACCGGAACCCCGGCACCATCCGGAACCAGATGCAGAGCCTGAAGGCGCTCCAGCTGGTCGAGGGTGTACCGGGGCCGAAAGGCGGGTACAAACCGACCGCAGCAGCGTACGAGGCACTCGAGATACAGCAGATGGACGAGCCCGCGACCGTCCCGTTCTTCCACGAGGGCGAGGAGGTCGAGGACGCCATCGTCGAGGAGATCGACCTCTCGTCGGTCCACCATCCCGAGCTCTGCCGCGCCGAGATCCACGTCCAGGGCTCGGTCCGTGACATCCACGAGGGCGACTCCGTCATCGTCGGTCCGACGCCCCTCTCGAAGCTCCGCATCACGGGCACCGTCGACGGGAAGGACGACACCAACAATATCGTCATCCTTCGCATCGACGGGATGGAGGCGCCGGCCGAAGAGCCTGAGCATTAG
- a CDS encoding nucleoside phosphorylase → MTQPSEDPNADEQYHIEVGPEDVADTVLLPGNPERVEKITEFWDDHEERAYHREYRTATGTYDGVPISVTSTGIGSPSAAIAVEELARVGVDTFIRVGSCGAIQPEMDVGDLVITTGGVRQEGTSKEYVREDYPATADFEVVSALIAAAERLGYDYHTGITMSADSFYAGQGRPGFQDFMAAGGEELVENLKEANVKNIEMEAAGIMTIANVYGLRAGAVCSVYANRVTGEFRTEGESRASECASLATKLLAKMDEKKAEAGVDRWHAGLSLD, encoded by the coding sequence ATGACTCAACCCAGCGAAGACCCCAACGCCGACGAGCAGTACCACATCGAGGTCGGCCCCGAGGACGTCGCCGATACGGTCCTCCTCCCGGGCAACCCGGAGCGTGTCGAGAAGATCACCGAGTTCTGGGACGACCACGAGGAGCGAGCCTACCACCGCGAGTACCGGACCGCGACCGGGACGTACGACGGCGTCCCCATCTCGGTCACCTCGACGGGTATCGGCTCGCCGTCTGCGGCCATCGCGGTCGAAGAACTGGCTCGCGTCGGCGTGGACACGTTCATCCGCGTCGGCTCCTGCGGTGCCATCCAGCCCGAGATGGACGTCGGCGACCTCGTCATCACGACCGGCGGGGTCCGCCAGGAGGGGACGAGCAAGGAGTACGTCCGTGAGGACTACCCCGCGACCGCCGACTTCGAGGTCGTGAGCGCGCTCATCGCGGCCGCAGAGCGCCTCGGCTACGACTACCACACCGGCATCACGATGTCCGCGGACTCCTTCTACGCCGGACAGGGCCGTCCCGGGTTCCAGGACTTCATGGCCGCCGGCGGCGAGGAACTGGTCGAGAACCTCAAGGAGGCGAACGTCAAGAACATCGAGATGGAGGCCGCCGGCATCATGACAATCGCGAACGTCTACGGCCTGCGCGCCGGGGCGGTCTGCTCGGTGTACGCGAACCGGGTCACCGGCGAGTTCCGGACCGAGGGTGAGTCCCGGGCCTCCGAGTGTGCGTCGCTGGCGACGAAACTGCTCGCGAAGATGGACGAGAAGAAGGCCGAAGCGGGCGTCGACCGCTGGCACGCCGGCCTCTCGCTGGACTGA
- the cdd gene encoding cytidine deaminase: MDDDALIGAARDMLEQAYAPYSEYTVGAAIETADGTVYTGCNIENANYSNSLHAEEVAISHAIKEGHTEFTKLAVASGKRDGVTPCGMCRQTLAEFCDDDFVVLCDAEDGYAAYELGELLPDTITAEMVARDDG, encoded by the coding sequence ATGGACGACGACGCCCTCATCGGCGCCGCCCGCGACATGCTCGAGCAGGCGTACGCCCCCTACTCGGAGTACACGGTCGGCGCTGCCATCGAGACCGCCGACGGCACCGTCTACACCGGCTGCAACATCGAGAACGCGAACTACTCGAACAGCCTGCACGCCGAGGAGGTGGCCATCTCCCACGCCATCAAGGAGGGGCACACCGAGTTCACGAAACTCGCGGTCGCCTCGGGCAAGCGCGACGGCGTGACCCCCTGTGGGATGTGCCGGCAGACGCTCGCGGAGTTCTGCGACGACGACTTCGTCGTGCTCTGTGACGCCGAGGACGGCTATGCGGCCTACGAACTCGGCGAGTTGCTCCCGGACACCATCACGGCGGAGATGGTCGCCCGGGACGACGGGTGA
- a CDS encoding ABC transporter ATP-binding protein: protein MSDAIRLEGITKRFPGVVANDDVNLTVEKGSVHALLGENGAGKTTLMNVLYGLLEPNEGDIYVDGERRDFDSPRDAIDAGIGMIHQHFMLVDPMTVTENIVLGNEPRKYFDLVVDKERARREVRELSQRYGFDVDPTATVEDVSVGVQQRVEILKALYRGAEVLILDEPTAVLTPQEVEDLFAVIDELTDQGKTVIFITHKLGEAMHSADEITVLRDGKTIGTIPADGVTREELAEKMVGREVLLEVDAPAQEPGATSLDVQNVTVTNDDGIDEVSDVSFQIREGEIFGIAGVDGNGQAQLVEAITGLRFPAAGTISVEGEDITEKSRRDRIDDGMAYIPEDRHERGLVMDFDLVENGLLGSQHSAPYAENGRIDWDRTREHAEDIIETYDVRPPNPDAEAHSLSGGNQQKFIVGREFARDPQVVVATHPTRGVDIGSTEFIHEQILELRKQGRAILLVSSKLDEVRQLSDRLGVMYEGEIMDVVDPDEATEEDIGLLMAGEQPDGLETVRTEGVR, encoded by the coding sequence ATGAGTGACGCGATCCGCCTCGAGGGCATCACCAAGCGGTTCCCCGGTGTCGTCGCCAACGACGACGTGAACCTCACCGTCGAGAAGGGCAGCGTCCACGCCCTCCTCGGCGAGAACGGTGCGGGGAAGACCACGCTGATGAACGTCCTCTACGGGCTGTTGGAACCGAACGAGGGTGATATCTACGTCGACGGCGAGCGGCGCGACTTCGATTCGCCGCGGGATGCCATCGACGCCGGCATCGGGATGATTCACCAGCACTTCATGCTGGTCGACCCGATGACCGTCACCGAGAACATCGTCCTCGGCAACGAGCCGCGCAAGTACTTCGACCTCGTCGTCGACAAGGAACGCGCCCGCCGGGAGGTCCGCGAGTTGAGCCAGCGCTACGGCTTCGACGTGGACCCGACCGCGACCGTCGAGGACGTCAGCGTCGGCGTCCAGCAACGCGTCGAGATCCTGAAGGCGCTGTACCGCGGTGCGGAGGTGCTCATCCTCGACGAGCCGACGGCGGTGCTGACGCCACAGGAGGTCGAGGACCTCTTCGCGGTCATCGACGAGCTGACCGACCAGGGGAAGACGGTCATCTTCATCACGCACAAGCTCGGCGAGGCGATGCACTCCGCCGACGAGATCACCGTCCTCCGCGACGGGAAGACCATCGGGACGATACCGGCCGACGGCGTCACCCGCGAGGAACTCGCCGAGAAGATGGTCGGCCGCGAGGTCCTCCTCGAGGTCGACGCGCCGGCCCAGGAACCGGGCGCGACCAGCCTCGACGTGCAGAACGTCACCGTCACCAACGACGACGGCATCGACGAGGTCAGCGACGTATCCTTCCAGATCCGCGAAGGCGAGATATTCGGCATCGCGGGCGTCGACGGCAACGGACAGGCCCAGCTCGTCGAGGCCATCACCGGCCTCCGGTTCCCCGCGGCGGGGACCATCTCGGTCGAGGGCGAGGACATCACCGAGAAGTCCCGGCGCGACCGCATCGACGACGGGATGGCGTACATCCCCGAGGACCGCCACGAGCGCGGTCTCGTGATGGACTTCGACCTCGTCGAGAACGGCCTGCTCGGGAGCCAGCACAGCGCGCCCTACGCGGAGAACGGGCGCATCGACTGGGACAGAACCCGCGAGCACGCCGAGGACATCATCGAGACGTACGACGTCCGCCCGCCGAACCCGGACGCCGAAGCACACTCGCTCTCCGGCGGGAACCAGCAGAAGTTCATCGTCGGCCGCGAGTTCGCCCGCGACCCGCAGGTCGTCGTCGCCACCCACCCGACGCGTGGGGTCGACATCGGCTCGACGGAGTTCATCCACGAGCAGATCCTCGAACTCCGCAAGCAGGGCCGGGCCATCCTGCTGGTCTCGTCGAAGCTCGACGAGGTACGCCAGCTCTCGGACCGACTCGGTGTGATGTACGAAGGAGAGATCATGGACGTCGTCGACCCGGACGAAGCGACAGAAGAGGACATCGGCCTGCTGATGGCCGGTGAGCAACCGGACGGACTCGAGACGGTCCGCACCGAGGGGGTACGATGA
- a CDS encoding NAD-dependent epimerase/dehydratase family protein, which produces MQDKRVLVTGGAGFIGSNLANYLAEDNEVVVVDDCYLGTPENLDDDVEFVEASVLEDDLPTEGVDVLFHLAALSSLKMHEDSRENLLTGLRVNVEGFANTVEQCRQDGCDTVVYASTSSIYGSRTEPSPESMAVEANTGYEASKLARERYAEYFHNYHDLSMAGMRFFSVYQGYEDGAEEHKGEFANIVAQFADWLANDEPPVIYGDGTHTRDLTYVDDIVRGLEAAADHELTGIYNLGTGEQYSANEIVETLCDIMGKDIEPEHVENPIDEDVFVQHTMADHEKMTEATGWEPQVGFEEGMRRVCSPYLD; this is translated from the coding sequence ATGCAGGACAAGCGCGTCCTCGTCACAGGTGGCGCAGGCTTCATCGGCTCGAATCTCGCGAACTATCTCGCCGAGGACAACGAGGTCGTCGTCGTCGACGACTGCTACCTCGGGACCCCCGAGAACCTCGACGACGACGTCGAGTTCGTCGAGGCCAGCGTCCTCGAGGACGACCTCCCGACCGAGGGCGTCGACGTCCTCTTCCACCTCGCGGCGCTCTCCTCGCTGAAGATGCACGAGGACTCCCGCGAGAACCTCCTCACCGGCCTTCGCGTCAACGTCGAGGGGTTCGCGAACACCGTCGAACAGTGTCGACAGGACGGCTGTGACACGGTCGTCTACGCGTCGACCTCCTCCATCTACGGGAGCCGGACCGAGCCCTCGCCCGAGTCGATGGCCGTCGAGGCCAACACCGGGTACGAGGCCTCGAAGCTCGCTCGCGAACGCTACGCCGAGTACTTCCACAACTACCACGACCTCTCGATGGCCGGCATGCGCTTCTTCTCCGTCTACCAGGGCTACGAGGACGGCGCCGAGGAGCACAAGGGCGAGTTCGCCAACATCGTCGCCCAGTTCGCGGACTGGCTGGCGAACGACGAACCGCCGGTCATCTACGGCGACGGGACCCACACCCGCGACCTGACCTACGTCGACGACATCGTCCGCGGACTGGAGGCCGCCGCCGACCACGAGCTGACGGGTATCTACAACCTCGGCACCGGCGAGCAGTACTCCGCGAACGAGATCGTCGAGACGCTCTGTGACATCATGGGCAAGGACATCGAGCCCGAGCACGTCGAGAACCCCATCGACGAGGACGTCTTCGTCCAGCACACCATGGCGGACCACGAGAAGATGACCGAGGCGACCGGCTGGGAACCGCAGGTCGGCTTCGAAGAGGGGATGCGGCGGGTCTGTTCGCCGTACCTGGACTGA
- a CDS encoding ABC transporter permease, with amino-acid sequence MAETMTETITDTIDEVGGRRLAAYTTAVFIAVFSLWGLVAPESTAGKILSTAVSQSTIESSLRLAVPIALTAVGGIYAEKSGVINIGLEGLLIVSAFVSVLVTDRLGAGGATGLPPVIHLDVGSTVYHLDPGYQVLIPNIWVGFLAGVLTSVLFALLFAVICIEFEADQIIAGLAVWLVALGLAPFAAKVFYDRPSTPQVGTVGNWSIPLLSDIPFLGPIFFDASPMVFMMLIAVPGSWYVMNRTSFGYWVRASGENPKALDTVGVNVHRVRYAAVVLSGIFAGIGGTALSIGNIGQFSGAGQTMVDGRGFIAIAAYLFGNYNPIGAFGASYLFSSLQAIQLRLQGVQIDIPTEIFLMLPYVVVVIVLVLVGKTRTPAAAGEHYDSNED; translated from the coding sequence ATGGCTGAGACGATGACCGAGACCATCACCGACACCATCGACGAGGTCGGCGGACGCCGGCTGGCCGCCTACACGACGGCCGTCTTCATCGCCGTGTTCTCGCTGTGGGGGCTCGTCGCCCCCGAGTCGACGGCGGGGAAGATCCTCTCGACGGCGGTCAGCCAGAGCACCATCGAGTCGTCGCTGCGACTCGCGGTGCCCATCGCGCTGACCGCGGTCGGCGGCATCTACGCCGAGAAGAGCGGCGTCATCAACATCGGGCTGGAGGGGCTGCTCATCGTCTCCGCGTTCGTGAGCGTCCTCGTCACCGACCGCCTCGGCGCCGGTGGCGCGACCGGCCTCCCGCCGGTCATCCACCTCGACGTCGGGAGCACCGTCTACCACCTCGACCCCGGCTACCAGGTGCTCATCCCGAACATCTGGGTCGGCTTCCTCGCGGGTGTCCTGACCAGCGTGCTGTTCGCACTGCTGTTCGCGGTCATCTGCATCGAGTTCGAGGCCGACCAGATCATCGCCGGGCTCGCGGTCTGGCTCGTGGCGCTCGGGCTCGCACCCTTCGCCGCGAAGGTGTTCTACGACCGTCCCTCGACCCCCCAGGTCGGGACGGTCGGCAACTGGTCGATCCCGCTGCTGTCGGACATCCCGTTCCTCGGGCCCATCTTCTTCGATGCGAGCCCGATGGTGTTCATGATGCTCATCGCGGTCCCCGGGTCGTGGTACGTCATGAACCGGACGAGCTTCGGCTACTGGGTCCGCGCCAGCGGTGAGAACCCGAAGGCGCTCGACACGGTGGGCGTGAACGTCCACCGCGTCCGCTACGCCGCAGTGGTGCTCTCGGGCATCTTCGCCGGTATCGGCGGCACCGCGCTCTCGATCGGGAACATCGGGCAGTTCTCCGGCGCCGGCCAGACCATGGTCGACGGCCGTGGCTTCATCGCCATCGCCGCCTATCTGTTCGGGAACTACAACCCCATCGGGGCGTTCGGGGCGTCGTACCTGTTCTCCAGCCTGCAGGCCATCCAGCTGCGCCTGCAGGGGGTCCAGATCGACATCCCGACGGAGATCTTCCTCATGCTCCCGTACGTGGTCGTCGTCATCGTGCTCGTGCTGGTCGGGAAGACCCGCACGCCTGCGGCCGCCGGCGAGCACTACGACTCGAACGAGGACTGA
- a CDS encoding NAD(P)/FAD-dependent oxidoreductase yields the protein MATKVVVLGAGYAGAGTINDLQEKVGPNVELTWVADKDYHLVLHESHRCIRDPNVQDKITIPVGEIADPGTEFIKGEVADVDVDERIVELADGTTVDYDYVVVALGSQTAYYGIPGMEENALTLKNLDDALEIHEQVKQAAEDATRDDRATIVVGGAGLSGIQSAGEIAEFRDKHRAPMDIYLVEALEEIFPPGDAEIQGALRKRLEDADIEILTNDPITEAEESTIHFDEGEPLDFDVFLWTGGITGHDCMDEVDLENEHNRVNADMTFQTSDERVFAIGDSAVIEQPGERPAPPTAQAAWQAAEVAAENVFRAINGQRLETWTHNDKGTVVSVGDKAVAHDVDMLPISTFGGFPAETLKKLIAARWIATLTSWNRARKSWDAL from the coding sequence ATGGCTACGAAGGTCGTCGTGCTCGGTGCAGGCTACGCCGGCGCGGGCACCATCAACGATTTACAGGAGAAGGTCGGCCCGAACGTGGAGCTGACCTGGGTCGCCGACAAGGACTACCATCTCGTTCTGCACGAGTCCCATCGCTGCATCCGGGACCCGAACGTCCAGGACAAGATCACCATCCCCGTCGGTGAGATCGCCGACCCCGGGACGGAGTTCATCAAGGGCGAGGTCGCCGACGTCGACGTCGACGAGCGCATCGTCGAACTCGCCGACGGCACCACCGTCGACTACGACTACGTCGTCGTCGCGCTGGGTAGCCAGACCGCCTACTACGGCATCCCCGGGATGGAAGAGAACGCGCTCACGCTCAAGAACCTCGACGACGCCCTCGAGATCCACGAGCAGGTCAAGCAGGCCGCCGAGGACGCGACCCGCGACGACCGCGCGACCATCGTCGTCGGCGGTGCCGGCCTCTCCGGCATCCAGTCCGCCGGTGAGATCGCGGAGTTCCGCGACAAGCACCGCGCCCCGATGGACATCTACCTCGTCGAGGCGCTGGAGGAGATCTTCCCGCCGGGCGACGCCGAGATCCAGGGCGCACTCCGCAAGCGCCTCGAGGACGCCGACATCGAGATTCTCACGAACGACCCCATCACCGAGGCCGAGGAGAGCACAATCCACTTCGACGAGGGCGAGCCCCTCGACTTCGACGTGTTCCTGTGGACCGGCGGTATCACCGGCCACGACTGCATGGACGAGGTCGACCTCGAGAACGAGCACAACCGCGTCAACGCGGACATGACCTTCCAGACCTCCGACGAGCGCGTCTTCGCAATCGGCGACTCCGCGGTCATCGAGCAGCCCGGCGAGCGCCCCGCCCCGCCGACGGCCCAGGCCGCCTGGCAGGCCGCCGAGGTCGCCGCCGAGAACGTCTTCCGCGCCATCAACGGCCAGCGCCTGGAGACGTGGACCCACAACGACAAGGGGACCGTCGTCTCCGTCGGCGACAAGGCCGTCGCCCACGACGTCGACATGCTCCCCATCTCGACGTTCGGCGGCTTCCCCGCCGAGACCCTGAAGAAGCTCATCGCCGCACGCTGGATCGCGACCCTCACCTCCTGGAACCGCGCCCGGAAGTCCTGGGACGCGCTGTAG
- a CDS encoding YihY/virulence factor BrkB family protein, with product MDLQSVVARAKLVKRVFSEKNVTFLAGSIAYSAFVSLVPLLLFFFLAVSVFGAPELQQRIVEVTTSSVSPSVGGVIEVMLEQQNDAGTGSTVGASIIGVLTLVWGAIKVFRGIDTAFSEVYETTARESFVGQVKKSLLMLVTLTLGVVAMVGATSVVAFFSFVPFVGVVVPLVLVVGLVVAFFPMYYLFPDVDLEPRAVLPGTVVAAVGWTVLQVLFQIYASLSGEDGNLVASILLLVTWLYFSGVVLLLGAVVNAVEMDGVDVTEDTTAGSSQ from the coding sequence ATGGACCTCCAGTCGGTCGTCGCACGGGCGAAACTGGTCAAGCGCGTCTTCAGCGAGAAGAACGTGACCTTCCTCGCCGGCAGTATCGCCTACAGCGCGTTCGTCTCCCTCGTGCCGTTGCTCCTGTTCTTCTTCCTCGCCGTCTCCGTGTTCGGGGCCCCCGAGCTGCAACAGCGCATCGTCGAGGTCACGACCAGCAGCGTCTCCCCGTCGGTCGGCGGCGTCATCGAGGTGATGCTGGAACAGCAGAACGACGCGGGCACCGGGTCGACCGTCGGCGCGTCCATCATCGGCGTCCTCACGCTCGTCTGGGGTGCCATCAAGGTGTTCCGGGGCATCGACACCGCGTTCTCGGAAGTCTACGAGACCACCGCGAGGGAGTCCTTCGTCGGGCAGGTGAAGAAGAGCCTCCTGATGCTCGTCACCCTCACGCTGGGTGTCGTCGCGATGGTCGGTGCGACCAGCGTCGTCGCGTTCTTCTCGTTCGTCCCGTTCGTCGGGGTCGTGGTGCCCCTGGTGCTGGTCGTCGGCCTCGTCGTCGCGTTCTTCCCGATGTACTACCTGTTCCCCGACGTCGACCTCGAGCCACGCGCAGTGCTGCCCGGGACGGTCGTCGCGGCCGTCGGCTGGACCGTCCTGCAGGTGCTGTTCCAGATATACGCCTCGCTGAGCGGGGAGGACGGCAACCTCGTCGCGAGCATCCTGCTGCTCGTCACCTGGCTCTACTTCAGTGGCGTCGTCCTGCTGCTCGGTGCGGTCGTCAACGCGGTCGAGATGGACGGTGTCGACGTGACCGAGGACACTACCGCGGGGTCGTCGCAGTGA
- a CDS encoding ABC transporter permease gives MSRLSDLVDRFTNHSGTERLFISVAALALSIVVGGFLVFFSGLAASCGQPTQFHLAIPLPGAFEILLFDGTISLFGATACYDPIAVYGKLFIGAIGGFPWEQGWSATNFSMEVLLQRATLLLFTGLSVAVAFRAGMFNIGTQGQLVLGALASAVVLIAAGNVVPGGIAGTVVLVPLALVTGAIFGGIWGAIPGALKAYAEANEVITTIMLNFVALYLATLLTKEFFQDPGAGITQTRSVPTNALFPSLPFGFTEGTFSLLVFILALALAGGVYVLLWQTSFGFDVRTSGLQPEAATYGGVDAERTMVASMALSGALGGIGGAAWVLTSTGRFLSSVPSLGFDGITVSVLAGNNPIGVIFSSLLFGVLKSGGNALNFETDVPPELTAVLSGLIILFVAMPEFFRMLGRRFPQLGGGDDQAAVATDGGEDDG, from the coding sequence ATGAGCCGGCTGTCGGACCTCGTCGACCGGTTCACGAACCACTCCGGCACGGAACGACTGTTCATCAGCGTGGCCGCGCTGGCGCTGTCCATCGTGGTCGGTGGCTTCCTCGTGTTCTTCTCCGGGCTCGCCGCGTCCTGTGGCCAGCCGACGCAGTTCCACCTCGCGATTCCGCTCCCCGGTGCCTTCGAGATACTCCTGTTCGACGGGACCATCTCGCTGTTCGGGGCGACCGCCTGCTACGACCCCATCGCGGTGTACGGGAAACTGTTCATCGGCGCCATCGGTGGCTTCCCCTGGGAGCAGGGCTGGTCCGCGACGAACTTCTCGATGGAGGTCCTCCTCCAGCGAGCCACCCTGCTGCTGTTCACCGGGCTCTCGGTGGCCGTCGCGTTCCGCGCCGGCATGTTCAACATCGGGACCCAGGGCCAGCTCGTCCTCGGCGCACTCGCCTCGGCGGTGGTCCTCATCGCCGCGGGGAACGTCGTCCCCGGCGGCATCGCCGGGACGGTCGTCCTCGTCCCGCTCGCACTCGTCACGGGTGCCATCTTCGGCGGCATCTGGGGTGCCATCCCCGGTGCGCTGAAGGCGTACGCGGAGGCCAACGAGGTCATCACGACCATCATGCTGAACTTCGTCGCGCTGTACCTCGCGACCCTCCTCACGAAGGAGTTCTTCCAGGACCCCGGCGCCGGCATCACGCAGACGCGGTCGGTGCCGACGAACGCGCTGTTCCCGAGCCTCCCGTTCGGGTTCACCGAGGGGACCTTCTCGCTGCTGGTGTTCATCCTCGCGCTGGCACTCGCCGGCGGCGTCTACGTCCTGCTCTGGCAGACCTCCTTCGGGTTCGACGTCCGGACGAGCGGGCTCCAGCCGGAGGCCGCGACCTACGGCGGCGTCGACGCCGAACGGACGATGGTCGCGAGCATGGCGCTCTCGGGCGCCCTCGGCGGCATCGGCGGCGCGGCGTGGGTGCTCACCTCGACCGGCCGGTTCCTGAGTTCGGTCCCGTCGCTCGGCTTCGACGGCATCACCGTCTCGGTGCTCGCCGGGAACAACCCCATCGGCGTCATCTTCAGTTCGCTGCTGTTCGGCGTCCTCAAGAGCGGTGGTAACGCGCTCAACTTCGAGACCGACGTGCCGCCGGAGCTGACCGCGGTCCTCTCCGGACTCATCATCCTGTTCGTCGCGATGCCGGAGTTCTTCCGCATGCTCGGGCGTCGCTTCCCGCAACTGGGCGGTGGCGACGACCAGGCTGCCGTCGCGACCGACGGAGGTGAGGACGATGGCTGA
- the rocF gene encoding arginase, with the protein MSRKVRLIGAPTDYGANRRGVDMGPSAIRYAGLADELDNAGVECIDTGDLLVPPAETRDPAAEEPTEEGRDAKFVREVEDVCTRLSEQVADSIEEGYVPVVLGGDHSIAIGSLKGASRDAEIGTIWFDAHGDYNTPETSPSGNIHGMPLAAALGYRDFAGVEWANSPNLSEENTVWVGLRDIDSQEAEAIRDSEGTVFTMSDIDEHGIAEVVDQALEIATAGVDGIHVSLDLDWLEPNEAPGVGTPVHGGVTYREAHYALERVAEYDRNHDVLRSMELVEVNPVLDEQNQTAKLATELAASGLGKRII; encoded by the coding sequence ATGAGCAGGAAGGTCCGACTCATCGGGGCACCGACCGACTACGGAGCGAACCGACGTGGCGTCGACATGGGGCCGTCGGCCATCCGCTACGCCGGGCTCGCGGACGAACTCGACAACGCCGGCGTCGAGTGCATCGACACCGGCGACCTCCTCGTCCCGCCGGCGGAGACCCGCGACCCGGCCGCCGAGGAACCGACGGAGGAGGGCCGGGACGCCAAGTTCGTCCGCGAGGTCGAGGACGTCTGTACCCGCCTCTCCGAGCAGGTCGCCGACTCCATCGAGGAGGGCTACGTCCCGGTGGTCCTCGGCGGCGACCACTCCATCGCCATCGGGTCGCTGAAGGGTGCCTCCCGCGACGCCGAGATCGGCACCATCTGGTTCGACGCCCACGGCGACTACAACACGCCCGAGACCTCCCCCAGCGGGAACATCCACGGGATGCCCCTCGCGGCAGCGCTGGGCTACCGGGACTTCGCCGGCGTCGAGTGGGCGAACTCGCCGAACCTCAGCGAGGAGAACACGGTGTGGGTCGGCCTGCGCGACATCGACAGCCAGGAGGCCGAGGCCATCCGCGACAGCGAGGGCACGGTGTTCACGATGTCCGACATCGACGAACACGGCATCGCCGAGGTCGTCGACCAGGCGCTGGAGATCGCGACCGCGGGCGTCGACGGCATCCACGTCAGCCTCGACCTCGACTGGCTCGAACCCAACGAGGCTCCCGGCGTCGGGACCCCGGTCCACGGCGGCGTCACCTACCGCGAGGCCCACTACGCGCTCGAACGCGTCGCCGAGTACGACCGCAACCACGACGTGCTCCGGTCGATGGAGCTGGTCGAGGTGAACCCGGTGCTCGACGAGCAGAACCAGACCGCGAAGCTCGCGACCGAACTGGCGGCCAGCGGCCTCGGCAAGCGCATCATCTGA